One window of Ralstonia pickettii DTP0602 genomic DNA carries:
- a CDS encoding membrane protein (K06077: slyB; outer membrane lipoprotein SlyB) gives MNNKLRGGAVAVLALVTLVAGCATQSNSNSVYGTGQAQREQTVRYGVVEGVREVSIQGGQTGAGTLAGGAIGGIAAGSTIGGGNGAVAAGILGAILGGIAGSAAENKINQRRGLEITVRLDNGEMRAITQEADEAFRPGERVRLLSSGGVTRVTH, from the coding sequence ATGAACAACAAGCTCCGTGGCGGCGCCGTTGCCGTCCTTGCCCTCGTCACGCTGGTTGCCGGCTGTGCCACGCAGTCCAACTCCAACAGCGTCTACGGCACGGGCCAGGCGCAGCGCGAACAGACCGTGCGCTACGGCGTGGTCGAAGGCGTGCGCGAAGTCTCCATCCAGGGCGGCCAGACCGGCGCCGGCACGCTCGCGGGTGGTGCCATCGGCGGCATCGCGGCCGGCAGCACCATCGGTGGCGGCAATGGCGCGGTGGCCGCAGGCATTCTCGGCGCGATTCTGGGCGGCATCGCCGGTAGCGCCGCCGAGAACAAGATCAACCAGCGCCGCGGCCTGGAAATCACCGTGCGCCTGGACAACGGCGAGATGCGCGCAATCACGCAGGAGGCCGACGAGGCCTTCCGCCCCGGCGAGCGCGTGCGACTGCTGTCTTCGGGCGGCGTGACGCGCGTCACGCACTGA
- a CDS encoding thioesterase (K01076: E3.1.2.-; [EC:3.1.2.-]) has protein sequence MARLKLDLPADQFCYATHLTVRVTDINSANHLANDSMISMISEARARFLYEFGSEDVRQEGVGIIVTDLATMYRNEAHARDQLEFEVGVMDFNKYGGDIIFRITRPADGALIAMAKSGFVFFDYVHKQVVPMPEGFAGRFPKVNWLE, from the coding sequence ATGGCCCGCCTCAAACTCGACCTGCCTGCCGACCAGTTCTGCTACGCCACCCACCTGACCGTGCGCGTCACCGATATCAACTCGGCCAACCATCTCGCCAACGATTCGATGATCTCGATGATCTCCGAGGCGCGGGCGCGCTTCCTGTATGAATTCGGCAGCGAGGACGTAAGGCAGGAGGGCGTCGGCATCATCGTCACCGACCTGGCCACGATGTACCGCAACGAGGCGCATGCGCGCGACCAGCTGGAGTTCGAAGTCGGCGTGATGGACTTCAACAAGTACGGCGGGGACATCATTTTCCGCATCACGCGGCCGGCCGATGGCGCACTGATCGCGATGGCCAAGTCCGGCTTTGTGTTCTTCGACTACGTGCACAAGCAGGTCGTGCCGATGCCGGAGGGGTTTGCCGGGCGCTTCCCCAAGGTGAACTGGCTGGAGTGA
- a CDS encoding histone: protein MATAAKKKPAAKKAAKPAAKKAAPAKKAAVKKVAAKKAAPAAKKAATKKVAAKKAPAAKKAAAKKAPAKKVATKKVAAKKVAAKKVAAKKAPAAKKVATKKVATKKVAAKKVAAKKAAPAKKAATKKVAAKKAPAAKKAATKKVAAKKAPAKKAAAKKPAAKKAASKKAPAAKPAAAPAVAPASAAKTALNPAAAWPFPTGNRP, encoded by the coding sequence ATGGCAACTGCTGCAAAGAAAAAGCCGGCGGCTAAGAAGGCCGCCAAGCCGGCCGCCAAGAAGGCCGCTCCGGCCAAGAAGGCTGCTGTGAAGAAGGTAGCCGCCAAGAAGGCAGCACCGGCCGCCAAGAAGGCCGCAACCAAGAAGGTAGCCGCGAAGAAGGCGCCGGCCGCCAAGAAGGCAGCGGCCAAGAAGGCCCCCGCCAAGAAGGTCGCGACCAAGAAGGTAGCCGCCAAGAAGGTTGCAGCCAAGAAGGTTGCAGCCAAGAAGGCACCGGCAGCCAAGAAGGTCGCCACCAAGAAGGTAGCCACCAAGAAGGTAGCCGCCAAGAAGGTAGCCGCCAAGAAGGCCGCACCGGCCAAGAAGGCCGCAACCAAGAAGGTCGCCGCCAAGAAGGCACCGGCCGCCAAGAAGGCTGCCACCAAGAAGGTAGCCGCCAAGAAGGCCCCGGCCAAGAAGGCTGCCGCCAAGAAGCCGGCTGCCAAGAAGGCCGCTTCCAAGAAGGCGCCTGCTGCCAAGCCTGCCGCTGCCCCTGCCGTGGCTCCCGCTTCGGCTGCCAAGACCGCGCTGAACCCGGCTGCTGCCTGGCCGTTCCCGACGGGCAACCGTCCGTAA
- a CDS encoding recombinase RdgC (K03554: rdgC; recombination associated protein RdgC), whose amino-acid sequence MWFKNLQVHRFSTPWSPSADEVEASLAKHAFFPGTSLEMQTQGWASPRDNGQLVHTVGRQMLLTLRTEKKLLPTTVVNQVTRARAAEVEEQQGYKPGRKQLKELKEQVTEELLPRAFSIRRDTRVWIDPDNGWLAIDAAATAKADEVRGMLFKALDSLPLVNLHVNQSPVAAMTDWLSGDAAPAGFTVDQEIELQSASESKATVRYVRHPLDAEDLQRHIAAGKRCTRLAMTWNDRVSFVLTDGLVVKKVAPLDVIKEQADGTAHDEDERFDADFTMMAGELSGMLDDLTEALGGERKS is encoded by the coding sequence ATGTGGTTCAAGAACCTGCAGGTCCATCGTTTCTCCACACCATGGTCGCCGAGCGCCGACGAGGTCGAAGCCAGCCTGGCGAAGCACGCCTTCTTCCCCGGCACCAGCCTCGAAATGCAGACGCAGGGCTGGGCCTCGCCCCGTGACAACGGCCAGCTGGTCCACACCGTGGGCCGCCAGATGCTGCTGACCCTGCGCACCGAAAAAAAGCTGCTGCCCACCACCGTGGTCAACCAGGTCACGCGCGCCCGCGCCGCCGAGGTCGAAGAGCAGCAAGGCTACAAGCCGGGCCGCAAGCAACTCAAGGAACTGAAGGAGCAGGTCACCGAAGAACTGCTGCCGCGCGCCTTCAGCATCCGCCGCGACACGCGTGTGTGGATCGACCCGGACAACGGCTGGCTCGCCATCGACGCCGCCGCCACGGCCAAGGCCGACGAAGTGCGCGGCATGCTGTTCAAGGCACTGGATTCGCTGCCGCTGGTCAACCTGCACGTCAACCAGTCGCCGGTGGCGGCGATGACTGATTGGCTGTCCGGCGACGCCGCTCCGGCGGGGTTCACCGTCGACCAGGAGATCGAACTGCAGTCCGCCAGCGAGAGCAAGGCCACCGTGCGCTACGTGCGGCATCCGCTCGATGCGGAGGATCTGCAGCGCCATATCGCGGCGGGCAAGCGTTGCACGCGGCTGGCGATGACGTGGAATGACCGCGTGTCGTTCGTGCTGACGGATGGGCTGGTGGTCAAGAAGGTGGCGCCGCTGGATGTCATCAAGGAGCAGGCCGATGGCACGGCTCACGATGAAGATGAGCGCTTCGATGCCGACTTCACCATGATGGCCGGCGAGCTGTCGGGCATGCTCGACGACCTGACCGAAGCACTTGGCGGCGAACGCAAGAGCTAA
- a CDS encoding 4-oxalocrotonate tautomerase (K01821: E5.3.2.-; 4-oxalocrotonate tautomerase [EC:5.3.2.-]): MPHIVLHLSGQPDAALTRRSATAIADITERVLGKKRDVIAITVQYIPHDSWIIAGVPLSEQGCNAFHLDISVTDETNTKVEKAQFIEAVFKAMSELLGELHPVSYVHVIDARAAAYGYGGRTQEYRHQHG, translated from the coding sequence ATGCCCCATATCGTCCTGCACCTCTCCGGCCAGCCCGATGCCGCCCTGACCCGCCGCAGCGCCACCGCGATCGCCGATATCACCGAGCGCGTGCTCGGCAAGAAGCGCGACGTGATCGCCATCACGGTCCAGTACATTCCCCACGACAGCTGGATCATCGCCGGCGTCCCGCTGTCCGAGCAGGGCTGCAATGCCTTCCACCTGGACATCAGCGTGACCGATGAAACCAACACCAAGGTCGAGAAGGCACAGTTCATCGAGGCCGTGTTCAAGGCCATGTCGGAATTGCTGGGCGAGCTGCATCCGGTCTCGTACGTGCATGTGATCGACGCCCGAGCGGCCGCCTACGGCTATGGCGGACGCACGCAGGAGTACCGGCACCAGCACGGCTGA
- a CDS encoding LysR family transcriptional regulator, which translates to MRGFETDQLRTFVTVADSGSLSAAAPRLFLSQSSVSEQLRKLEERAGVPLLARGRHGAVPTPAGMRLLEHARRILALNELALQELRGHALEGELRLAVTDYFRPGEIAGMLRRLRERYPYLRLHVTVMKSAAIDAAAEMDAFDIGLSMRLPGTKGQGASTRGTVLRREPLAWVAAPGEAELLPATLPLVLLPDTCSLHQFVIQLLQRKRLPYEVAHSASGVAGLHLALAAGLGMSCLNASAVGPGVAPLDAATVARLRLPRLPEAEFFLLPGKRGESALISEARDALAEQLA; encoded by the coding sequence ATGCGTGGATTCGAAACCGACCAGTTGCGCACCTTTGTCACGGTGGCCGACAGCGGCAGCCTGTCGGCGGCGGCGCCGCGGCTGTTCCTGTCGCAGTCCTCGGTCAGCGAGCAGCTGCGCAAGCTGGAGGAGCGCGCCGGCGTGCCGCTGCTGGCGCGTGGCCGGCACGGCGCGGTCCCCACGCCGGCGGGCATGCGGCTGCTGGAACACGCACGCCGCATCCTGGCGCTCAACGAACTGGCGCTGCAGGAGTTGCGCGGCCACGCGCTCGAGGGCGAACTGCGCCTGGCGGTGACCGACTACTTCCGCCCCGGCGAGATCGCCGGCATGCTGCGCCGGCTGCGCGAACGCTACCCCTACCTGCGCCTGCACGTGACGGTGATGAAGAGCGCGGCGATCGATGCCGCGGCGGAGATGGATGCCTTCGACATCGGCCTGAGCATGCGGCTCCCCGGCACCAAGGGGCAGGGTGCCAGCACCCGCGGCACGGTGCTGCGGCGCGAGCCGCTGGCCTGGGTGGCAGCGCCGGGCGAAGCCGAGCTGCTTCCTGCAACGTTGCCGCTGGTGCTGCTGCCCGACACCTGCTCGCTGCACCAGTTCGTGATCCAGCTGCTGCAGCGCAAGCGGCTGCCCTACGAGGTCGCGCATTCGGCCTCGGGGGTGGCGGGGCTGCACTTGGCGCTGGCGGCGGGGCTGGGCATGTCGTGCCTGAACGCTTCGGCAGTGGGGCCCGGCGTGGCGCCGCTGGACGCCGCCACCGTAGCCCGCCTGCGCCTGCCGCGCCTGCCTGAGGCGGAGTTCTTCCTGCTGCCCGGCAAGCGCGGCGAGTCGGCCCTCATTTCCGAGGCCCGCGATGCGCTGGCCGAACAACTGGCCTGA
- a CDS encoding hypothetical protein (K00011: E1.1.1.21, AKR1; aldehyde reductase [EC:1.1.1.21]), which yields MRQVTLPDGERVPALGMGTWNMGESPAARAEEIATLRLGLDLGLRLIDTAEMYGEGQSEEMIGEAIAGRRDEAFLVSKVYPFNASRRGTMQACERSLKRLRTDRIDLYLLHWRGGVPLGETVQAMQALQRDGKIRHWGVSNLDLADLEELWEVPGGDQLAANQLLYNLGRRGIEWDLLPWLRQRGVPVMAYSPIEQSRLLGHPGLKRFARDHGMTPAQAALAWLLAQDGVIAIPKTGRRERLQENLGALSHPLLSAQLAELDRILPPPDGPGALEML from the coding sequence ATGAGACAAGTCACCCTGCCCGACGGCGAGCGCGTCCCGGCGCTCGGCATGGGAACGTGGAATATGGGCGAATCGCCCGCCGCGCGCGCAGAGGAGATCGCCACGCTGCGCCTCGGCCTGGACCTCGGGCTGCGGCTGATCGATACGGCCGAGATGTACGGCGAGGGCCAGTCCGAAGAGATGATCGGCGAGGCCATCGCCGGGCGCCGCGACGAGGCCTTCCTCGTCAGCAAGGTCTACCCGTTCAACGCCAGCCGGCGCGGCACGATGCAGGCCTGCGAGCGCAGCCTGAAGCGGCTGCGCACCGACCGTATTGACCTCTATCTATTGCACTGGCGCGGCGGCGTGCCGCTGGGAGAGACGGTGCAGGCCATGCAGGCGCTGCAGCGCGACGGCAAGATCCGCCACTGGGGCGTCAGCAACCTGGACCTGGCCGACCTGGAGGAATTGTGGGAGGTGCCAGGCGGCGACCAGCTCGCTGCCAACCAGCTGTTGTACAACCTGGGCCGGCGCGGCATCGAATGGGACCTGCTGCCGTGGCTGCGCCAGCGCGGCGTGCCGGTGATGGCGTATTCGCCGATCGAGCAGTCGCGCCTGCTGGGCCACCCCGGGCTGAAGCGCTTTGCACGCGACCACGGCATGACGCCGGCGCAGGCGGCGCTGGCCTGGCTGCTGGCGCAGGACGGCGTGATCGCCATCCCCAAGACCGGCCGGCGCGAGCGCCTGCAGGAGAACCTGGGGGCGCTGTCGCATCCGCTGTTATCGGCCCAGTTGGCCGAACTCGACCGCATCTTACCGCCGCCCGACGGCCCGGGCGCGCTGGAAATGCTCTGA
- a CDS encoding signal peptide protein — protein sequence MRIHPTLACTRPLWRAAVLAAALLGSAAAMAQATPSGMWKTIDDNTGKPRGLVEITERNGVYSGRLVKSFVESDGKPRVCDKCTDARKDQPVIGMTILSGLRKTGENEWSGGEILDPENGKVYKSKISLAEDGNKLNVRGFIGISLIGRTQTWEREH from the coding sequence ATGCGCATCCATCCCACCCTCGCCTGCACCCGACCGCTGTGGCGCGCCGCCGTGCTCGCCGCCGCCCTGCTCGGCAGCGCCGCGGCGATGGCCCAGGCCACGCCGAGCGGCATGTGGAAGACCATCGACGACAACACCGGCAAGCCGCGCGGCCTGGTGGAGATCACCGAGAGGAACGGCGTCTACAGCGGGCGCCTGGTGAAGTCCTTCGTCGAGAGCGACGGCAAGCCGCGCGTGTGCGACAAGTGCACCGACGCGCGCAAGGACCAGCCCGTGATCGGCATGACCATCCTGTCCGGCCTGCGCAAGACCGGCGAGAACGAGTGGAGCGGCGGCGAGATCCTGGACCCCGAGAACGGCAAGGTCTACAAGAGCAAGATCTCGCTGGCCGAGGATGGCAACAAGCTCAACGTGCGCGGCTTCATCGGCATCAGCCTGATCGGCCGTACCCAGACCTGGGAGCGCGAGCACTGA
- a CDS encoding MoxR protein, whose translation MTMRLPFRALARAAPATLARSSGAVPGVSVDAAALAALEVAARGFHFLPRQPVHSVLSGRHASRVRGRGLTFEELRLYLPGDDIRSMGWRVTARTGKPHVRVYSEEKDRPVLLVVDQRINMFFGSRRAMKSVSAAEAAALAAWRVLAEGDRIGGVVFGDAGSETFTPRRSRQAVQQLLGSIVRFNQALCADAPARGDAGQLNAALEHAAREARHDYLVIVISDFDGHDTRTRDLLLAMAARNDVLTILVHDPFLSELPESGQLVVSDGELQVELGFGQAAVRRSIADFVESHGRALLDWHHAIGVPLLPLSAAEETALQLRRLLGSPLQQAPLRQRAGGGVAR comes from the coding sequence ATGACCATGCGCCTGCCGTTCCGCGCCCTGGCCCGTGCAGCCCCCGCGACGCTCGCACGGTCTTCCGGGGCCGTGCCCGGCGTCAGCGTTGACGCCGCCGCGCTGGCGGCATTGGAGGTGGCGGCGCGGGGCTTCCACTTTTTACCGCGCCAGCCGGTGCACAGCGTGCTGTCCGGGCGCCATGCCTCGCGTGTGCGCGGGCGCGGGCTGACCTTCGAGGAGCTGCGCCTCTACCTGCCCGGCGACGATATCCGCAGCATGGGCTGGCGCGTGACCGCGCGCACCGGCAAGCCGCACGTGCGCGTGTACAGCGAGGAGAAGGACCGTCCGGTGCTGCTGGTGGTGGACCAGCGCATCAATATGTTCTTCGGCAGCCGGCGCGCGATGAAGTCCGTCAGCGCGGCCGAGGCCGCGGCACTGGCCGCCTGGCGCGTGCTGGCCGAGGGCGACCGCATCGGCGGCGTGGTGTTCGGCGACGCCGGCAGCGAAACCTTCACGCCGCGCCGCAGCCGCCAGGCGGTGCAGCAGCTGCTGGGCAGCATCGTGCGCTTCAACCAGGCCCTGTGCGCCGATGCGCCGGCGCGCGGCGACGCCGGGCAGCTCAATGCGGCGCTCGAGCACGCCGCGCGCGAGGCGCGGCATGACTATCTGGTCATCGTCATCAGCGACTTCGACGGCCACGACACACGCACGCGCGACCTTTTGCTGGCAATGGCGGCGCGTAACGATGTGCTGACCATCCTGGTCCACGATCCCTTCCTCAGCGAGCTGCCGGAGTCGGGGCAACTGGTGGTCAGCGATGGTGAGCTGCAGGTGGAGCTGGGCTTCGGCCAGGCCGCGGTGCGGCGCAGCATCGCCGACTTCGTCGAGTCGCACGGCCGCGCGCTGCTCGACTGGCACCACGCGATCGGCGTGCCGCTGTTGCCGTTGTCGGCGGCCGAAGAAACCGCGTTGCAGCTGCGCCGGCTGCTGGGCAGCCCCTTGCAGCAAGCGCCGCTACGCCAGCGCGCGGGCGGAGGCGTGGCGCGATGA
- the tpx gene encoding lipid hydroperoxide peroxidase (antioxidant activity; thioredoxin-dependent thiol peroxidase; forms homodimers in solution; shows substrate specificity to alkyl hydroperoxides; periplasmic protein~K11065: tpx; thiol peroxidase, atypical 2-Cys peroxiredoxin [EC:1.11.1.15]): MSNVTLGGNPIEVAGKFPQPGDKAPAFSLVGKDLKDVTLADFAGKRKVLNIVPSLDTPVCQASTRKFNEAASGLANTVVLTISADLPFAMGRFCTTEGLANVVTLSTMRGAEFKGNYGVDIKSGPLAGVTARAVVVLDENDTVKYAQLVSEIKTEPDYDAALAALK; this comes from the coding sequence ATGAGCAACGTCACCCTCGGCGGCAACCCGATCGAAGTCGCAGGCAAGTTCCCGCAGCCCGGCGACAAGGCGCCCGCCTTCTCGCTGGTCGGCAAGGACCTGAAGGACGTCACGCTGGCCGACTTCGCCGGCAAGCGCAAAGTGCTGAACATCGTCCCGAGCCTGGACACGCCGGTGTGCCAGGCTTCGACCCGCAAGTTCAACGAAGCCGCCAGCGGCCTCGCCAACACCGTGGTGCTGACCATCTCGGCTGACCTGCCGTTCGCGATGGGCCGCTTCTGCACCACCGAAGGCCTGGCCAACGTGGTGACGCTGTCGACGATGCGCGGCGCCGAGTTCAAGGGCAACTATGGTGTCGACATCAAGAGCGGCCCGCTCGCAGGCGTGACCGCCCGCGCAGTGGTGGTGCTCGACGAGAACGACACCGTCAAGTACGCGCAGCTGGTGTCGGAAATCAAGACCGAACCGGACTACGACGCCGCCCTGGCCGCACTGAAGTAA
- a CDS encoding TonB-dependent receptor (K16090: fiu; catecholate siderophore receptor) gives MRIKLHPICAAVAGSFVFQPMLAWAQTAPAASAQLPEVTVRADASRELGAGYNPPNAVSATKTEAPLRDIPQTVNVVTADVMRDQHATSMQDALKNVPGVSFSHGDGQRDQVSIRGFTAIADQFVDGIRDDALYFRDMSNVDRVEVIKGPAAVLYGRGSAGGLINRVTKKPGIDVTDFALSYGMWADRRAEADVGRVFADGAAAFRVTGAVQKANSYRSQQFLDRSAIAPSLELRVAPETTVLLQADYLEDRRVTDFGIPAFQGRPVDVPASRYYGAANARDADYSQSRVFSGTATINHRFNENWSIRNATRYYHYSLDRNNTLTNTVNEAARTLTMNHGNVRREEHGWFNQTDLIQKASFLGMQHELLYGMEIGQQNKDQVNNTKPVLGADGRTAVFDLFNPVLLTLPRQAPGTPTTSNLGIFNTLAFYTQDMITFSEQWKALVGVRYDNFQQETQNRIAGQRNLSRTDTAWSPRAGLVWQPSKAQSYYVSWSKSFQPSGEAFALAANNADLSPETTNNTEIGAKYDWLNGKASTTISVFRLERSNIKVANAANTALLPIGEQRTDGVEIAGAAELGSGWRMLAGYAYLDATITKSSAALQGKRATITPRHSGNAWLTKDLGHGFGVGVGVNLVGSRYADPQNTVTLPGYVTADAMAWYRRGAFEAQLNVYNLFDKGYIVSAHGTSPNLNMPGAPRSVMATLRYRM, from the coding sequence ATGAGAATAAAACTTCACCCGATCTGTGCCGCGGTAGCGGGGAGCTTCGTTTTTCAACCGATGCTGGCATGGGCCCAGACCGCGCCAGCCGCTTCGGCGCAGTTGCCGGAGGTCACGGTCAGGGCCGATGCCAGCCGCGAGCTTGGCGCCGGCTATAACCCGCCCAACGCGGTCAGCGCGACCAAGACCGAGGCGCCGCTGCGCGACATCCCGCAGACGGTCAACGTGGTCACCGCCGACGTGATGCGCGACCAGCATGCGACCTCGATGCAGGACGCGCTGAAGAACGTGCCGGGCGTGTCGTTCTCCCACGGTGACGGCCAGCGCGACCAGGTGTCGATCCGCGGCTTCACCGCGATCGCCGACCAGTTCGTCGACGGCATCCGCGACGACGCGCTGTACTTCCGCGATATGTCCAACGTCGACCGCGTCGAGGTCATCAAAGGCCCGGCGGCGGTGCTGTACGGGCGCGGCTCGGCGGGTGGACTGATCAACCGCGTGACCAAGAAGCCCGGCATCGACGTCACCGACTTCGCGCTCAGCTACGGCATGTGGGCCGACCGCCGCGCCGAGGCCGACGTCGGCCGCGTGTTTGCCGACGGCGCCGCTGCGTTCCGCGTGACCGGCGCGGTGCAGAAGGCCAACAGCTACCGCTCGCAGCAGTTCCTGGACCGCTCGGCTATCGCGCCGTCGCTGGAGCTGCGCGTGGCGCCCGAGACCACTGTGCTGCTGCAGGCCGACTATCTGGAAGATCGCCGCGTGACCGACTTCGGCATCCCGGCCTTCCAGGGCCGTCCGGTCGACGTGCCGGCCTCGCGCTACTACGGCGCGGCCAATGCGCGCGACGCCGACTATTCGCAGTCGCGGGTGTTCTCCGGTACCGCCACGATCAACCATCGCTTCAACGAGAACTGGTCGATCCGCAATGCGACCCGCTACTACCACTACTCGCTGGACCGCAACAACACGCTCACCAACACGGTCAACGAGGCGGCCCGCACCCTGACCATGAACCACGGCAATGTCCGCCGCGAGGAGCATGGCTGGTTCAACCAGACCGATCTGATCCAGAAGGCGTCCTTCCTCGGCATGCAGCACGAGCTGCTGTATGGCATGGAGATCGGGCAGCAGAACAAGGACCAGGTCAACAACACCAAGCCGGTGCTGGGTGCCGACGGCCGTACCGCCGTCTTCGACCTGTTCAACCCGGTGCTGCTGACGCTGCCGCGCCAGGCGCCGGGCACGCCGACCACCTCCAACCTCGGCATCTTCAATACCCTGGCGTTCTACACCCAGGACATGATCACCTTCAGCGAGCAGTGGAAGGCGCTGGTGGGTGTGCGCTACGACAACTTCCAGCAGGAGACGCAGAACCGGATCGCCGGCCAGCGCAACCTGTCGCGCACCGACACCGCCTGGAGCCCGCGCGCGGGCCTGGTGTGGCAGCCGTCGAAGGCGCAGTCGTACTACGTGTCGTGGAGCAAGTCGTTCCAGCCTTCGGGCGAGGCCTTTGCGCTGGCGGCGAACAATGCCGACCTGTCGCCGGAGACCACCAACAACACCGAGATCGGCGCCAAGTACGACTGGCTGAACGGCAAGGCCAGCACGACCATCTCGGTGTTCCGCCTGGAGCGCAGCAATATCAAGGTGGCCAACGCCGCCAACACGGCGCTGCTGCCGATCGGCGAGCAGCGCACCGACGGCGTGGAAATCGCCGGCGCGGCCGAACTCGGCAGCGGCTGGCGCATGCTGGCCGGCTATGCCTACCTAGACGCCACCATCACCAAGTCGAGCGCCGCGCTGCAAGGCAAGCGCGCCACTATCACGCCGCGCCACTCCGGCAACGCGTGGCTGACCAAGGACCTCGGCCACGGCTTCGGCGTGGGCGTCGGGGTGAACCTGGTGGGCTCGCGCTACGCCGATCCGCAGAACACCGTGACGCTGCCCGGCTATGTCACCGCCGACGCCATGGCCTGGTACCGCCGCGGCGCGTTCGAGGCGCAGCTCAACGTGTACAACCTGTTCGACAAGGGCTATATCGTCTCGGCCCACGGCACCAGCCCCAACCTGAACATGCCGGGCGCTCCGCGCAGCGTGATGGCGACGCTGCGGTACCGGATGTAA
- a CDS encoding sugar kinase (K00856: E2.7.1.20, ADK; adenosine kinase [EC:2.7.1.20]) — MASLICGSVAYDTIMTFDGRFREHILPDQIHMLNVSFLVPGMRREFGGCAGNIAYTLKMLGGDPMVMATVGSDAEPYLEYLRKLEIPTQHIRVLPETFTAQAMITTDLDNNQITAFHPGAMSQSQLNNVKDALGSASAPRLGIVAPDSREGMLHHARQFADAGVPFIFDLGQAMPLFNGDDLREFVELASYVTVNDYEAQVLLSRTAWTSADVAAKVRAFIVTHGERGASIFADGSQYAIPAVQAERIVDPTGCGDAFRGGLLYGIENGLDWETTGRLASLMGSVKIAQQGPQNHWLSREEIGNRFQSAFGYRYA; from the coding sequence ATGGCCAGCCTGATCTGCGGCTCCGTCGCCTACGACACCATCATGACGTTCGACGGACGTTTCCGAGAACATATCCTGCCGGACCAGATCCACATGCTGAACGTGTCGTTCCTGGTGCCCGGCATGCGGCGCGAGTTCGGCGGGTGCGCCGGCAACATCGCCTACACGCTGAAAATGCTCGGCGGCGACCCCATGGTGATGGCCACCGTCGGCTCCGACGCCGAACCGTACCTGGAATACCTGCGCAAGCTGGAGATCCCCACGCAACACATCCGCGTGCTGCCGGAGACGTTCACGGCGCAGGCGATGATCACCACCGACCTGGACAACAACCAGATCACCGCCTTCCACCCTGGCGCAATGAGCCAGTCGCAGCTGAATAACGTCAAGGATGCACTGGGCAGCGCCAGCGCGCCGCGCCTGGGCATCGTCGCGCCCGACAGCCGCGAAGGCATGCTGCACCACGCGCGCCAGTTCGCCGACGCGGGCGTGCCGTTCATCTTTGACCTGGGTCAGGCCATGCCCCTGTTCAACGGGGACGACCTGCGGGAGTTCGTTGAACTCGCCAGTTACGTGACAGTCAATGACTACGAGGCGCAGGTCCTGCTGTCGCGCACCGCGTGGACCAGCGCCGATGTCGCCGCCAAGGTCCGTGCCTTCATCGTCACGCACGGCGAGCGCGGCGCCAGCATCTTTGCCGATGGTAGCCAGTACGCGATCCCGGCCGTCCAGGCCGAGCGCATCGTGGACCCGACCGGCTGTGGCGACGCCTTCCGCGGCGGCCTGCTCTACGGCATTGAAAACGGTTTAGACTGGGAAACGACCGGCCGCCTGGCGTCACTGATGGGGTCGGTCAAGATTGCGCAGCAAGGTCCGCAGAACCACTGGTTGTCGCGCGAAGAAATCGGCAACCGGTTCCAGTCTGCATTCGGGTACCGCTACGCCTGA